The window TGCTCCCTCTGCGCATGCAGGCAGGGCACTGCCCAGACGCATGCGTTCAGTGCATGGATTCCATGCGATCCAGTCGCTGGTGGAATGCCTTGTGGCCCCATACCGTCTCATGACATCGCCGATCCGAGGGGGAACCGTGATCGATCTGCCTGCCATGCTGCTCGACCTGGAGGAGCTCGTGGCCTGCGAGTCCTTCTCGGCCGACCATGCGGCGGTGGCCCGCAGCGCCGAGGTGGTCGGCGCCCAGGGGGCGAGGCTGCTGGGCGCCGAGCCGGAGACGATCGTGGCCGGCGGAGTCACCCACCTGCGGTGGACCTTCGGCAGGCCGGGCGTGCTGCTGGTGGGGCACCACGACACGGTGTGGCCCCTCGGTTCGCTGGACAGCCACCCCTGGTCGGTGGCCGACGGGGTGGCCCGGGGCCCCGGAGTCCTGGACATGAAGGCCGGGCTGGTGCAGATGTTCCACGCGCTGGCCGCCCTGCCGACCCTCGACGGGGTGTGCGTGCTGGTCAACGGGGACGAGGAGGTCGGCTCCCCCACCTCCCGGACACTCGTCGAGGAATCCGCGCGCGGCTGCGCGGCCGCCCTCGTGCTGGAGGCGTCCGCGGATGCCACGGGCGCACTCAAGACCGCCCGCAGCGGCACCTCGCGGTACGAGATCGTGGTGCACGGCAGGGCCGCCCACGCGGGTCTCGAACCGCACCGGGGGATCAACGCCGCTGTCGAGGCCGCCCACCAGGTCCTGGCCATCGCCGGTCTCGGTGCCGCGGTGGACGACACCGGGGCCTCCGTCGACAGCCCTGGCCCTGGCCCCGGGACCGGCCCCGGGACCGGCATCGATGTCGGCCCCGGCACAGACAGTCCGGTGCTGGGAGCGGCGACCGTCACACCCACCCTTCTGTCGGCGGGGAGCACCCTGAACACGGTGCCCGCGACGGCGAAGGTGTCGGTGGACGTGCGCGTACCGACCCTGGCGGCGCAGGACCGGATCGACGAACTCATGCGGGGGCTCACCGTGCGGAACCCCGGTGCCCGCCTGACGGTGCTGGGCGGCAGGAGGCGGCCGCCGATGGAACCGGAGTCCTCCGCCGCGCTGTTCGCCCTCGCCGCCCGCATCGCGTCGGAGCTGGGCCAGGAGCCTTTGCGGGGTGTCGCCGTCGGCGGTGCCTCGGACGGCAACCACACGGCGGCCGTGGGCTGCCCGACGCTGGACGGCCTGGGCGCTGTCGGCAGCGGCGCCCACGCGGACACCGAGCACGTGGAGGTCGCACGGATGGTCCCGCGCACCGAGCTGCTCGCGCACCTCGTCGCCCAGATCTGCCGAGGGCCCGCCCGGTGACCGCAGCAGGAACGTTCCGGCCCCGGAAGCTCCGGCCCCGGAAGCGGGCAAGCGCCCCGAACTCTCCGTCACTCCACACGAGGAAGAGGCCCATGACCGCATCGACCGTTCAGCCGCCCGAGGTCGCCGAACTGGCCGCCCGTCATCAACTCGGCGAACTCGCGGGCGCGTTCGCCCCCAAGCGGCTCGGGACGCTGATGTTCGTCGTCTACGTCAACATGATCCTCACCTTCACGGCGTTCTTCGTGGTTCCCGGTCTGCTCTGCTACTGGTGGATGCGCCGTT of the Streptomyces aurantiacus genome contains:
- a CDS encoding M20/M25/M40 family metallo-hydrolase, with protein sequence MLLDLEELVACESFSADHAAVARSAEVVGAQGARLLGAEPETIVAGGVTHLRWTFGRPGVLLVGHHDTVWPLGSLDSHPWSVADGVARGPGVLDMKAGLVQMFHALAALPTLDGVCVLVNGDEEVGSPTSRTLVEESARGCAAALVLEASADATGALKTARSGTSRYEIVVHGRAAHAGLEPHRGINAAVEAAHQVLAIAGLGAAVDDTGASVDSPGPGPGTGPGTGIDVGPGTDSPVLGAATVTPTLLSAGSTLNTVPATAKVSVDVRVPTLAAQDRIDELMRGLTVRNPGARLTVLGGRRRPPMEPESSAALFALAARIASELGQEPLRGVAVGGASDGNHTAAVGCPTLDGLGAVGSGAHADTEHVEVARMVPRTELLAHLVAQICRGPAR